Genomic DNA from Alkalihalobacterium alkalinitrilicum:
TCGTATTGACAAACGCTCTGGCAAAAGCTTCATCATTTAGAAAACTATATTCTTTCAACTTTGCTACTACTTTAGAGATCTCTACCTCTTCGTATTCTTTTCTTCTTAAATAGTCTTCAACTTCCTTTTCCGATCTCATTCGAAACGTTAAATAGGATAAGGCTAAATTGTAAGCTTTCTTCACTTTATCTTCACTGAGTATTTGTTCTAATTCCTCAACATCAATTTGCATCCCTTTTTTTAAACTCCAGGCAAGAAGGACATCTTGGTCAACACTAAACCCATACTCTTCTCCAGCCCCTTGATCAATATAAATATTAAATCGTTCGGTATTGTTTTTTTGTGTTGTAATTTTTGTTATAACAGCCATAGCCACAACTACTTTCTTTCTTAATTAATTTTGGATGAAACAATGAAATTCCTTTTGATCTGCTTATCAATTATTTATACTTTATACTATACTTAAACATTAGTTAAACGATTATGAAAGTTGGTGAACTACTTGAATATTGCAATAGCTGGCGGTACTGGATTAATTGGTACAGCATTAACTCATCATTTCACATCACAAGGTCATCAGGTTTTTATTTTAACTCGAACACCACAAGAACAGAAGGGGAACGTTAACTATATTCAGTGGTTAATGCCTGGCTCTAAACCAGAAGAAAAACTTCCTCCACTCGACGCTCTTATTAATTTAGCTGGAGATTCAATCGGATCAGGACGTTGGACTCAGCAAAAAAAAGAGCGAATATTAAATAGTCGACTTTCAGCAACTAGCGCTGCAATATCATTACTTGAGCAATTAGAGCGAAAGCCTAGCGTATTTATCAACGCTTCTGCAATTGGAGTTTATGGTCATTCATTTACGGAAACTTTCACAGAAGATCATGCAGATGATGGGAAAGGTAACTTTTTAAAAGACGTTGTAATATATTGGGAAAATGAAGCTAAGAAAGCCGAATTACTTGACATCCGGACTGTCTTTCCACGTTTAGGATTGGTGCTAGATCAGCAGGGAGGCGCTTTACCCAAAATGTTACTTCCCTATCGCTTCTTTGCGGGAGGCAATTTAGGAACAGGTAATCAATGGTATTCATGGGTTCACATTGACGATGTTGTACGTATGTTTGAATTTGCGATCCAAAAACAACAAATTCATGGAGCCATGAATGTTACTGCTCCACACCCCGTTAAAATGAAGGAAATGGGACAAGTCATTTCCTCAATTCTAAAACGACCACATTGGTTACCCGTGCCTTCCTTAGCTTTAAAAATAGTACTAGGTGAAATGAGTTCCTTATTATTAGAAGGTCAACGCGTTCTACCTGAAAAAGCACTCCGTCACGGATATCAATTTACCTATCCTACTGTTAATAAAGCTTTAGTACAAATATTAAAGAAACAGTAAATAAAATGAAAGTCAGTATTCTGTTTGAGAAGCATCTCAAACATCGTATAAAAAAACTCACCTAGATAATAGAATATTTTTCCTCCAATTTACTCATACTATATATATTACTTCATTATTAGGAGGAAACACTATGGAGAAGAAGAAACGTCGTGATCAACATGAAAGACAAACCCTGAAAAAAGCACAACAAGTAACATACCAATCAGACTTTAAAGCTGCTGACCGCGCTGCTCGTTCAAGATAAACACCATTTTCTCGAGGTTGATTCATTAGGATCAACCTTTTTTACTTACTCATACCAAAAGTAACTTCGTTTGGAAATTATTTTATTACATGAACAGTATCCCTCTTTCTCAAACTAGGAACAGATGATTGCACTACTTCGCAACATCAACCAATATACTTGGAGGGATATTTGTGGGTAAAAAGAAAAAAAAGCAACAACAAATCGCTAACGTTCAAAACGACGGCATGGATGTTGAATATTCAGCTGAATTAGCTGATGCAAACGACATAGAAGCAAACGAACGTGGAGCCGCTGCTGACCGCCGAGCAAAAAAGAAGAAAAAGAAATAATGATTTACCCTTTACTTATATAGTAGAGACTGATTTGTACCGTTACACTTTCTGTCTTTATTGTAGTTTCTAGGTACAGTAAAGATAGAAAGTAAAGAGCTGTTAAATCAGTCTCTTTTCTATGAAATATCATTTTAATTCCCCGAACCTTTCTTTACCTAACTTTTCTTCATGATAAAGTCGTCACCTTTTGTAAGATTTGCTCACATTTTTTCAAATTGTTCGAAAACATAACGATATGGAAGGAATATGAAAGATACGTGCTCTTAACAAGTGGTAACGTAAGTCACCCTGATTAATCATGGTTTATCCTTAAATAGCTGGTTTGCTTTAATTTCCACATCCCCTTATCATTTATAATAGCAATAAAAAAAATAATAAATCATCCATTAAGGAGGAATACGTTATTATTTACGATAATTTGCGGTTTGTAGGTGAAAAGCGATGATTCAACTAACGAAAATAGTTAAACCATCCATTCCAAATGTCACTTTTGAAAAACCATCCGTTGAAGATGGCGCCGCCATGTGGGAACTTGTAAATAACTCTACACTGGACTTAAATTCTTCTTACAAATACATCATGTTCTGTGAATTTTTCGCTGAAACTTGTGTAGTTGCAAAAGAAAATGACAAACTTGTAGGGTTCGTTACAGCTTTCATCCCTCCAACTAAACCAGATGTCGTTTTTGTATGGCAAATTGGAGTTGATGCTTCTCAACGAGGAAAAGGGCTTGCCTCTTACCTTTTACAAGAGTTGATTGCTCGTGAAGGTTGCCTAAATATTAATTATCTCGAAGCCACTGTTACACCTTCTAATCAGGCCTCTCAATCACTATTCCGACGCCTAGGGCGAGATCTTAATACGAATTGTGAAGTGTTAGAATGTTTCTCAGAAGATTTGTTTCCTGGAGACGATCATGAAGAGGAACACACTTTCCGAATTGGACCATTCAATAAAGATAAATAGTGTTTAGTAGATAGTAGATTAGGGATAAGGATGATTCGATCGTTTCATGTGAAAAGCTTCACAATTATTAAGGTTGATGCTGAATTCCTTTCTTACCAAATAAAAGGAGGATCTATATCAAACATGGAAAACAATAATTTAAGTATATTTAACGAATTAGAATCTGAGGTTCGTAGTTATTGCCGAAGCTTCCCTGCAGTTTTTAATAAAGCAAAAGGACACAAATTGTGGGATGTTGAAGGCAATGAGTATATTGACTTTTTCGCTGGAGCTGGTGCTCTAAATTACGGACATAATGACCCAAAAATGAAAGCAAAACTAGTCGATTATATATTAAATGATGGTATCGCCCATTCATTAGATAAAGCAACGGCTGCAAAAGCTGAATTTTTAGAGAAGTTTAATAACACCATTCTTAAACCTCGTAACATGGAATACAAAATTATGTTTCCTGGGCCAACAGGAACAAATACAGTAGAAAGTGCATTAAAGCTTGCTAGAAAAGTAACTGGACGTACAGATGTCATTAGTTTTACAAATGGCTTTCACGGTATGACAATTGGCTCTTTATCCGTTACTGGTAACTCCTTCAAGCGTAAAGGCGCTGGTATTCCATTACAGCATGTCGTGACAATGCCTTATGATAACTTTGTTAACGACGAACTCGACACTCTGGAGTATCTCGAGCGCTTCTTAGAAGACAACGGAAGTGGAGTCGCAATTCCTGCCGCAATAATCCTCGAGACAGTCCAAGGTGAAGGGGGCATTAACGCTGCCCGTTTCGAGTGGCTGCAAAAAATAGAAAGCATTTGCCGTCGCTTTGGTATTTTACTCATAGTTGACGACGTTCAAGCCGGTGTTGGTAGAACAGGTACATTCTTCTCTTTTGAAAAAGCTGGAATTAAACCAGACATTATCTGTTTATCAAAATCCATTGGTGGATACGGTTTACCACTTGCACTCACATTAATTAATCCTAAATATGATATTTGGGAGCCAGGCGAACATAATGGGACATTCCGTGGAAATAATTTAGCATTTGTTACCGCAACTGAAGCATTGACTTATTGGGAAAATGACTCTTTCGAAAAGAGCATACAAGAAAAATCAGAGAAAATTACTGAATTTCTTATTGGTCTTACAAAGAAATACCCACAAATTAAAGGGCGAGTTCGCGGTCGCGGCTTTATGCAAGGAATTGCATCTGATGTGGAAGGTATGGCTTCAGATATTGCCAAAGCTGCTTTTGAACGAGGTCTAATTATGGAAACCGCTGGTCCAGATGATGAGGTATTTAAACTCTTCCCTGCCCTCACGATAGATCATGAAGGCTTAGAAAAAGGTTTTGCGATCATTGAAGACAGCATTCAAAGCTTAGTTAAAGAGAAAGAAGTTGTATCATCATAAAGGAAAAGCCCAATAGAGTCGGTGGATTAAACAACTACTTTAAATAAGAAACACGTAGAGTTTGGTACGTTGCTGAGTCAAATGCAGAAAATTATAGTCTGCCAACACTGGGAAAATCTTTTATTTAGATTTAAATTTTAAATACAAATAACGGAGGAACTGAATATGAAAGTTGTAAAACTAGAAGATGTCATTGGAACAGAAAATGAAGTAAAAAGTGATAACTGGATTAGCCGCAGATTATTATTGAAAAAAGACGGTATGGGATATTCAGTAAATGATACAATCATAAAAGAAGGTACAGAAACACATATTTGG
This window encodes:
- a CDS encoding TIGR01777 family oxidoreductase: MNIAIAGGTGLIGTALTHHFTSQGHQVFILTRTPQEQKGNVNYIQWLMPGSKPEEKLPPLDALINLAGDSIGSGRWTQQKKERILNSRLSATSAAISLLEQLERKPSVFINASAIGVYGHSFTETFTEDHADDGKGNFLKDVVIYWENEAKKAELLDIRTVFPRLGLVLDQQGGALPKMLLPYRFFAGGNLGTGNQWYSWVHIDDVVRMFEFAIQKQQIHGAMNVTAPHPVKMKEMGQVISSILKRPHWLPVPSLALKIVLGEMSSLLLEGQRVLPEKALRHGYQFTYPTVNKALVQILKKQ
- a CDS encoding YfhE family protein produces the protein MEKKKRRDQHERQTLKKAQQVTYQSDFKAADRAARSR
- a CDS encoding YfhD family protein, coding for MGKKKKKQQQIANVQNDGMDVEYSAELADANDIEANERGAAADRRAKKKKKK
- the ectA gene encoding diaminobutyrate acetyltransferase; this encodes MIQLTKIVKPSIPNVTFEKPSVEDGAAMWELVNNSTLDLNSSYKYIMFCEFFAETCVVAKENDKLVGFVTAFIPPTKPDVVFVWQIGVDASQRGKGLASYLLQELIAREGCLNINYLEATVTPSNQASQSLFRRLGRDLNTNCEVLECFSEDLFPGDDHEEEHTFRIGPFNKDK
- the ectB gene encoding diaminobutyrate--2-oxoglutarate transaminase, producing the protein MENNNLSIFNELESEVRSYCRSFPAVFNKAKGHKLWDVEGNEYIDFFAGAGALNYGHNDPKMKAKLVDYILNDGIAHSLDKATAAKAEFLEKFNNTILKPRNMEYKIMFPGPTGTNTVESALKLARKVTGRTDVISFTNGFHGMTIGSLSVTGNSFKRKGAGIPLQHVVTMPYDNFVNDELDTLEYLERFLEDNGSGVAIPAAIILETVQGEGGINAARFEWLQKIESICRRFGILLIVDDVQAGVGRTGTFFSFEKAGIKPDIICLSKSIGGYGLPLALTLINPKYDIWEPGEHNGTFRGNNLAFVTATEALTYWENDSFEKSIQEKSEKITEFLIGLTKKYPQIKGRVRGRGFMQGIASDVEGMASDIAKAAFERGLIMETAGPDDEVFKLFPALTIDHEGLEKGFAIIEDSIQSLVKEKEVVSS